The Marinobacter subterrani genome has a segment encoding these proteins:
- the bla gene encoding class A beta-lactamase yields MSTFSRRQILASMTAASAAIALPVPAFAGAPPSRDTSKDISNQLRQLESQYGGRLGVALMNCSTGAVASHRGDERFLFNSTGKLFIAAAVLAQVDRGDAALDLRLVVSESDLGGWTPITEKHLGEPGMTVAELCQAVVAWSDNAAANVLVRFVGGPEAVTAFLRSIGDDVTRLDRYEPELNEHDHEGDKRDTTTPLAMMKTLQRLLLGEALSPSSRHQLAAWMIEGKTGDARLRAGMPSSWLIGEKTGTNGVGNANDIGIAWPADRGAVVAVAYTFGPKASKEQRDDVIAMIGAMASKV; encoded by the coding sequence ATGTCGACGTTCTCACGCCGCCAGATTCTTGCATCAATGACGGCAGCCAGTGCTGCCATTGCTCTTCCGGTTCCCGCTTTCGCTGGTGCACCACCTTCGCGAGATACGTCGAAGGACATCTCAAACCAACTACGGCAGCTTGAGAGCCAATATGGAGGTCGGCTGGGTGTGGCATTGATGAACTGCTCCACGGGTGCAGTCGCCAGCCATCGAGGCGATGAGCGGTTCCTTTTCAACAGCACCGGCAAGCTCTTCATCGCGGCGGCGGTGCTGGCGCAGGTAGACCGCGGTGACGCTGCGCTTGATCTCCGCCTTGTAGTGAGTGAATCGGACCTTGGGGGCTGGACACCGATTACGGAAAAACATCTGGGAGAGCCGGGGATGACCGTTGCTGAGCTATGCCAGGCAGTGGTGGCATGGAGCGACAACGCCGCCGCGAATGTCTTGGTGCGCTTCGTTGGTGGGCCCGAAGCGGTCACTGCCTTCCTGCGTTCCATTGGTGACGATGTCACCCGGCTGGATCGTTACGAACCAGAGCTCAATGAGCACGATCATGAGGGCGATAAAAGAGACACCACGACGCCGCTGGCGATGATGAAAACGTTGCAGCGGCTACTGCTTGGAGAGGCACTTTCGCCTTCCTCACGGCATCAGCTCGCCGCATGGATGATAGAGGGTAAGACGGGGGATGCCCGGCTGCGTGCAGGCATGCCCTCTTCGTGGTTGATTGGGGAAAAAACGGGGACTAACGGAGTAGGCAATGCCAACGACATTGGCATCGCCTGGCCTGCTGATCGTGGCGCCGTAGTTGCGGTTGCCTATACCTTCGGACCCAAGGCATCAAAAGAGCAGCGGGACGATGTGATTGCCATGATAGGGGCAATGGCTTCGAAAGTCTGA
- a CDS encoding FKBP-type peptidyl-prolyl cis-trans isomerase produces the protein MPIEKNQVVLFHYSVRDEQGNVVEDSRGGEPNAYLHGHGGIIRGLEEALEGREPGDTFSATVTPDKAYGPRKADAVQRVPIKHLMGAKRWKPGMIAQVQTEQGPRHVVVTKVGHKFADVDTNHPMAGRTLTFDIEIIDVRAADPEELAHGHVHGPGGHH, from the coding sequence ATGCCAATCGAAAAGAATCAGGTGGTCTTGTTTCACTACAGTGTGCGTGATGAGCAAGGCAACGTTGTTGAAGACTCCCGTGGCGGTGAGCCGAACGCCTATCTGCATGGCCACGGTGGTATTATCCGAGGCTTGGAGGAAGCTCTGGAAGGTCGTGAACCCGGCGATACGTTCAGCGCCACCGTCACTCCGGATAAAGCCTACGGACCGCGCAAGGCCGATGCCGTGCAGCGTGTACCGATCAAACATTTGATGGGGGCCAAACGCTGGAAACCGGGCATGATCGCCCAGGTGCAAACCGAGCAGGGCCCGCGCCATGTGGTTGTGACCAAGGTTGGTCACAAGTTTGCCGATGTCGACACCAACCATCCGATGGCCGGTAGAACCCTGACCTTCGATATCGAAATCATTGACGTGCGCGCCGCCGATCCGGAAGAGTTGGCGCACGGCCACGTGCATGGGCCGGGTGGGCATCACTGA
- a CDS encoding FUSC family protein, translated as MALHPALAQLLMPERRAVIFALKGVISMALALFVSMYLQLDRPYWALVSAVFLQIRPESGLVIEKAICQIVGSVVGGGVGILILAFLSGYPVLALGCLTVWIGLNSAAASMVHSINYIYAFAMAGMTAGLVVVLVMANASAADSQAVFAIAQARISEITVGAICAMLVSQLLWPLKVKDSLRAQARSAINGTLEYITVELDPDSSHEQRHKHADQILETLVAVNDDSSAVAYEGPEGPGRGRAASLLCNRILSLLAVTQIIGRFRRNHAELVSPAFAELLALMRRQLAQIAETDSYEEGYRLAQQLRRQLKQLRDQQEGEEAIVSRLSQTALEMVGDLVVVLRAYNALENRDQTLLNAPRLKTHRDPLVGAVNGLRTAAVFLIGAIVWVQTASQAAIMLMIMPVVFSVMFSRFSLVALSVILPRVLIGTMVSIPVALLFGLGLLSRSSGDFEMLVLVLAGPYFVGLLVLASRPTLPYGLGFCIPFTIITQPSNNMTFNADTAVSTALGLFVGISVLCWVFRLISPPDSQLLQRRLIHATARDLLDIDNHEHPENWFNGRMGERLLRIANFDQGTGSSDRYMTDLGFTGLNLGHVSIRLRRLIQKHRSASVNLRLLEWQKALSKTYLESSKGQFHPDFREASANLLRAIEEAGEPNQQTAIIEGMFERLALTFERTARTVAETTGKPAPQSKRGQGAAVVSGRS; from the coding sequence ATGGCGCTGCATCCCGCCCTCGCCCAGTTGCTGATGCCGGAGCGGCGTGCGGTCATCTTTGCCCTGAAAGGGGTGATCTCGATGGCCCTGGCGCTGTTTGTGTCCATGTACCTGCAACTGGACCGGCCTTATTGGGCGCTGGTCTCGGCGGTGTTCCTGCAGATCCGGCCCGAGAGCGGCCTGGTGATCGAGAAGGCCATCTGCCAGATCGTCGGATCGGTGGTTGGGGGTGGGGTCGGTATCCTGATCCTGGCGTTCCTGTCGGGCTATCCGGTGCTGGCGCTGGGGTGTCTGACCGTGTGGATCGGGCTCAATTCGGCCGCGGCGTCCATGGTCCACAGCATCAACTACATCTATGCCTTTGCCATGGCGGGCATGACCGCCGGCCTGGTGGTCGTGCTGGTGATGGCTAATGCCAGTGCCGCCGACAGCCAGGCGGTGTTTGCCATCGCCCAGGCCCGTATCAGCGAGATTACCGTGGGGGCCATCTGCGCCATGCTGGTCAGCCAACTGCTGTGGCCGCTGAAGGTCAAGGACAGCCTGCGCGCGCAGGCCCGATCGGCCATCAACGGCACGCTGGAATACATCACAGTGGAGCTGGATCCGGACAGCTCCCACGAGCAACGCCACAAACATGCCGACCAGATTCTGGAAACCCTGGTGGCGGTGAACGACGACTCCAGCGCGGTGGCGTACGAAGGCCCCGAAGGGCCGGGGCGGGGCCGGGCCGCGAGCCTGTTGTGTAACCGCATCCTGTCCCTGCTGGCGGTGACGCAGATTATCGGTCGTTTCCGCCGCAATCATGCGGAACTGGTCTCGCCCGCCTTTGCCGAGCTGCTCGCACTCATGCGCCGGCAGCTCGCGCAAATCGCCGAGACCGACAGTTACGAAGAGGGCTATCGCCTGGCCCAGCAACTGCGCCGCCAACTGAAGCAGCTGCGTGACCAGCAGGAAGGGGAGGAGGCCATCGTTTCACGCCTCAGCCAGACGGCGTTGGAAATGGTGGGCGATTTGGTGGTGGTACTGCGCGCCTACAATGCGCTGGAGAATCGCGACCAGACACTGCTCAATGCGCCGCGCCTGAAGACCCATCGTGATCCGCTGGTGGGCGCCGTCAACGGGTTGCGGACGGCCGCGGTGTTCCTGATCGGAGCCATCGTATGGGTACAGACGGCCAGCCAGGCTGCAATCATGCTGATGATCATGCCGGTTGTCTTCTCGGTGATGTTCTCGCGTTTCTCGCTCGTTGCCCTGTCCGTCATCCTGCCGCGGGTACTGATCGGCACCATGGTGTCGATTCCCGTGGCACTGCTGTTCGGTCTGGGCCTGTTGTCCCGCAGCAGCGGCGACTTCGAGATGCTGGTGCTGGTCCTGGCCGGGCCCTACTTTGTCGGCCTGTTGGTATTGGCGAGCCGGCCCACGCTGCCATACGGGCTGGGCTTCTGCATTCCGTTTACCATCATCACCCAACCCAGCAACAACATGACCTTCAACGCCGACACGGCGGTCAGTACGGCGCTGGGGCTGTTTGTCGGGATCAGCGTGCTATGCTGGGTGTTCAGGCTCATTTCACCGCCGGACAGCCAGTTGCTGCAACGTCGTCTGATCCACGCCACCGCAAGGGATCTGCTGGACATCGACAATCACGAACACCCGGAGAACTGGTTCAATGGCCGCATGGGGGAGCGCCTGCTGCGGATCGCCAATTTCGATCAGGGCACCGGTTCCAGCGACCGCTACATGACTGACCTGGGCTTCACCGGGCTGAACCTGGGGCATGTGTCCATCCGCCTGCGCCGGTTGATCCAGAAACACCGTTCCGCATCGGTCAACCTGCGCCTGCTGGAATGGCAGAAGGCATTGTCGAAAACCTATCTGGAAAGCTCGAAGGGCCAGTTCCATCCGGATTTCAGGGAAGCCAGCGCCAATCTGCTGCGTGCGATTGAAGAGGCCGGTGAACCCAACCAGCAGACCGCCATCATCGAAGGCATGTTTGAGCGTCTGGCGCTGACATTTGAACGCACCGCTCGCACCGTGGCGGAAACGACCGGCAAACCGGCTCCACAATCGAAGAGAGGGCAGGGCGCCGCCGTGGTCTCGGGCCGATCATAA